aaaagcaaaGTGATTCCTAAAGCCACAATATTTATTGCAGAGGTGAAATGCGTAAAATACTCAAGGGCAAATTATGTACACAACTTTTGTTGGTTAAAGATAGAGCCGTCAAAATGGATTTGGCCCGTGACCAGCCCAACCTAGCTCGATTATTAGGTAGGGCTGAGTTGCGATTTTTTTAGCCCATTTAAAACTGAGGCTTATAAGCTCGAGCCAAGTCAGCCCGTTGGCTCTTGAGGCTTGACCGAGGCTGGGTCTGAGCCGGTCCGTGggccaaaaattatttatattcaaatttaaatattttaaaaagtaaaaactaaaaaaatattaactataaTCCCTATTTTCCAACCTTAAATTGCTCATTTACCCTTCCATATCAATTAGAATTTGTATTTTTGATATGCATGTAGTGTGACaagattagttttttttttgtttaattaacaACGAACTAAGAATGTTTTATGTGgccaataatattttttttccaaagaaaatattattttaagtgGCCAATGATTAGTTTGGTtactttaatattttattaattattaaattgctctTCAGTATAGAAAAATGTCAAGTTTTAATATCCAAAGAAAAGTGACAATACTAGcaaatttcatgaattttaaaatttttatggacTATAATAATGAAATCGACAAATAATGTTAAACCTAAATTAAAAAATCTTAACATATAAACTTATTGAAGCAATTCCTAAACCTAAggaaagtgaaagaaaaatacaaaaaaaaaaaatatttatgtaaCGTTAAAAAAAGAAGAGCTAGAGATATAGAGAATTTACATTTCAATTAtgatattccttgtcaaatatcaaGAATCTTGTACACTCTAAATAATGAGAAGTCGCTCATATGATCAAGAGATTATATCACGAATAAATATCTAAAGATTTggagaaatatttttttctaaaaaaattgaaTAGCCAGCCCGCCCTAGCCCGCGATCTTCTTAGGGCTGGGCTAGCCCGTTTTGACAGCTCTAACTTAAAGATTGTACCTTTGCCTCCTAACCATTTTGTACTTAACTTGATCTTAGATTGTACTTTATTAATTGAAAATAACAAACAACTTCTCCCAAACAAcattaacagcttgtttggatgattgttatatgttgtattgtatcatattgttactttaaacataatatttattttgattgttacttaaattctATTATGTCGTATCGTCAAATTCATTGTTACATAATAACGAAAAGTATCACTTTATATAATGACCGATTTGGTATGATCAtattgttaccttattttttatCTTATCTTGCCCTTTCTTATTactattaaataatcatattctATCcttcatttttactttttatgtaatatttttatcatgtatcttactttttttttttgtaatattatAAGCTTATTTTTTATACGAGCGAtgcatgacatcatgaaacgacgataaaCGATATCATCTatctaaatattatatttattaaaataatacattatAATATATTATGAAGGATATCTAAGTTACTCCTATTTTCTACTAAACTTTCATGAAGTGGGAAGAGTCAAGAGTCCTATAATTCTGAGGTCACAATTCGGATCCGTTTAGAACCTGGAAGGGTCAACCTTAGTTTGTCCTTTTTTTGTCTCCTTCTCCCAATTTAATTaatctttatttttcctttttattcttcagattttttttttgttcttcctttttcttttattctctaTTCTCTATTCTTTCCCCACTAATAGCTTACTACCACTACTCTCTTTCTACTGAAATCCTGAAGAAAaaaacaaataccaaaattttcttgAAGATATTTCCAGTTTTAAGGTTCTGGGGTGGGTTCTAATTTGACAAACTTTTTACAAAGACAAAACCCTTTTTAATGCTGTCTGAAGATATGTTGAAAGGCGGTTGGGTTAGTTTCAGTTGTCTTTTTTCCCCACTTGTCCTACAATAAAAGTATCACAAACCAAACTCTTTGTTTGTCCTGTTTTTTTTAACTAATATAGGAAAATCTTTTTTCTGTTCTGCTTTAGCTTCAATTCCACACTGTTAGAATATTCCCTCTTTCTATCTGTTCTCAAAAGGTACAATCTTTTCTACTTTAGATCcctcaattttgtatttttagacTATCAATGCTAATGACTTCTTTCCTATGTACATAAAGTTTTAGTTTTTCTTAGAGATTGATAGTATTTAGATCTGTGGAAATTGAGTTTTAAGTTATTCCCTGTTTTTAATTTACAGGTATAGTTCAAAATTGATTGACTTGTGTGCAGTGTTGGAAAAGATGAATGGTGCTGTTTTAGTTGCGCTTGCCGCAACCATTGGAAATTTTTTGCAGGGTTGGGATAATGCTACTATTGCTGGTACACATTCTTTACTCATTGTTGTTGATATTATCTTTCcaattaattaaatttgttttgatGGAAATAACATTTATATGATTGTTATTTTATTGAAGTTGTCAGATAGTTCAATGAAGTGTTTCTGCTATTGCAGCTATTAAATTGTTTTCTTCTCATTGTGAATTTACTACTAAAGTCCTTTACATGTTCCTGCatattatttattactattttttatcCATATGTATTCCTAGTTGCATTCTTTTCTCAAATACGTGTAGAATTAGCACTGTGTTTTTTTAATCTATGTCTTCCTAGTTTTGAAGTAGAGCAAAGGATTTTAATTTTATGGGTTCTGAATTTTAGAACGGCGAATTAAGTACGAATAACTaggttctaaatttaatatttgtacatatttaacaACTGTATCAAAAGCTATTGGGTTCGGCTGAATCTGCACTCGTGCTTCTAGCTCTGCCCCTGTCCTAGTTGCATTCTTTTCTCAAACATGTTTAGACTTAAGGTACTAGAAGAGTCGTGCATTATTTCTTGGTGTTCTAACTATTTAAACTTGCAGGAGCTGTTGTATACATAAAGAAGGAACTTACTTTGGATGCTTCAGTGGAAGGACTTGTTGTTGCTATGTCACTCATTGGAGCGACGCTTGTCACAACTTGTTCTGGACCCATATCTGACAGCTTTGGTCGTCGCCCTATGCTTATTCTGTCATCCATGTTTTATTTCCTCAGTGGCTTAATAATGTTGTGGTCACCTAATGTCTATGTTCTGCTTATAGCTAGACTCTTAGATGGGTTTGGGATCGGATTAGCAGTTACACTGGTCCCATTATATATATCTGAGACTGCTCCATCGGAAATAAGAGGGTCACTTAATACACTTCCGCAGTTCACTGGTTCTGGTGGAATGTTCTTGGCCTACTGCATGATTTTTGGAATGTCCTTGATGACCTCGCCGAGTTGGCGACTGATGTTGGGTGTTCTTTCAGTTCCTTCTCTTATCTATTTTGTATTAACTGTACTTTATTTGCCTGAATCTCCTCGATGGCTAGTCAGTAAAGGAAGAATGCTTGAGGCAAAACAAGTTTTGCAGAAATTGCGTGGCATGGAGGATGTTTCAGGTATGCTATCTGCTATTTCTTGGAAACAATTTCCTTTTGTGTCAGCTGGCTATTTAAATGTTGGGAAAGTGTTGACTGTGTCCCATGCTTTCTCAAGGACAATAAGCAACATCTGGGCTTTTTCTATTTCCTTATGCTTTGATGTTGTATTTTCTATTTGACAAGTAAAACCTATTTAGAAAAAGCTTGTACAACATGCTTTGGTCTGTATGTAATTGGACTCAAGACGCATGTGCTTCATGCTGGCTTGAATAAATTGTGACCGGTACAATATAGACAAGACTAAATTTTTGCTAGTGATGGAGTTAAAGCGTCCCTTTGGGAACATTGATAAAATGGAGTTAGAGCCACACATCCATTTCTTGCCAGGGGTATGGTGTACACATATTATCTTTCTCTTCACGCTTCCAGGAACATGTTTGAATATGTATTCATGTGACATCCTCCCACCCAAAGCAAGGTTTTGCATACTAGCAGTACAACTCTGTTTAGTAGGAAAGAAGGGTATATCATTCTTCCATGGGGAAGCCCATATTCTATCACTCTACTTTGATTTTCTTGAAGAAGAAAGGGTGCTAGGTTAGCAATTTGTGCAACCATCTTGTGGGTTCATTCTTCGCCACCTAGCTTGGAGGTGGGAGGATTCAGTGTTTGCGACTGTGAAGATTAATTAACTTCATTCCCCTATCTTCCCATTAGAGTTTCTCTTAGAATACCCTTCTTTTGAATTCTTTGTATATTCATCTGGTGAATCCTATTCAGTGAAAGGCACTGATTTCATCATATTGATTTTGTTGATTATTCTGTGTAAAGGGGAGATGGCATTGCTAGTTGAAAGTTCAGCAGTTGGTGGTGAACCATAAATAGAAGAGTATATCATTGGTCCACCACATGACCACATAAACATGTCTCAATATGCTATACCAAATCAGATCTGTACACAATATGTAGTTGTTCTACCAACATATGCTGCCACTCGTGTTCCCTGGCTCCTTCCTTGTTGGTTTTATTTATTTGGGGTTAATAAAGCTCTCTTTTTCTGTTCTCTAATCAGTAGACTACTCTTCTTATAAGTTCTTTCATATTCATCTGGTGAATCCTATTTTGTTAAAGGTACTGATTTCATCATATTGACTTTTTGTTGATTATTCTGTGCATAGGGGAGATGGCATTGCTTGTTGAAGGTTTGGCGGTTGGTAATGATCCATCAATAGAAGAGTATATCATTGGTCCAGCTAATGAGCTTACTGAAGATCAGGAGCTGACTACTGATAAAGATCATATCAAGTTGTATGGCCCAGAGGAAGGCCTCTCGTGGGTGGCAAGGCCAGTTCCTGCACAGAGTAGTCTCGCTCTTGTGTCCAGGCAAGGGAGCATGGTGCAGCAGAGTGTGCCTCTTATGGATCCTCTTGTGACTCTATTTGGTAGCATCCATGAAAAGCTCCCTGATACTGGAAGTATGAGAAGCATGCTATTTCCCAATTTCGGCAGCATGATCAGCACCATGGATCCTCACATCAAAGACGATCACTGGGATGAGGAAAGTCTGCAGAGAGAAGGTGATGGTTATCCATCAGATGGTATCGGTGCAGACTCTGATGACAATCTACAAAGTCCATtgatatcacgtcaaacaactgCCGTTGAAAACATGGTCCCTCCTCCCCATGGCAGCACTTTGAGTGTGAGGCGGCATAGCAGCCTCATGCAAGGCAATGCTGGAGAAGGGGTAGGCAGCATGGGAATTGGTGGCGGTTGGCAGTTGGCATGGAAATGGTCTGAGAGAGAAGGTGAAGATGGAAATAAAGAAGGAGGTTTCAAAAGGATATATTTGCATCAGGAGGGTGTCCCTGGCTCTCGGCGTGGGTCTCTTGTTTCAGTTCCTGGTGGTGATATTCCTGAAGATGGTGAATTCATACAGGCTGCTGCTTTGGTAAGTCAGCCTGCACTTTACTCCAAGGAACTTATGGGTCAGCATCCCGTTGGACCAGCAATGGTCCATCCATCTGAAACTGCGTCAAAAGGTCCTAGCTGGGCTGCTCTTCTTGAACCGGGAGTCAAAAGTGCGCTCATTGTTGGAATTGGAATTCAAATATTGCAACAGGTGGAGTACTATGCTTTTCTCATTCTGTTGCTTCTTTTGGTTGTTTTACTATGATTCAATTTAATAGCCCTGAAGTTTCAGCATGCAGTCCTTGAATGCTGATGAAATGGACTTATTTTCGAGTTTTAAATATGCtactccctccgtcccaatttatatggTGGTATTTGATTGGGCACAGAATTTAAGATAGAAAGgaagaaagacttttgaaacttgtagtctAAAAATTCATTTGGCTATATAGAAAGATTTTATTATTTTGGACAGGCTAAAAAGGAAAGAATGTCACATAAAATAGAACAGAGGGAGTACATCTTTGCAGTTAAGCGTTCTGTTTCCTGCTTAACCATAAGTATATTTCGAGATGGGGGTCAGAGTAGGAACATGTAAGGGTTGCTTGATCAAACTACACAGTAAATCCTCTCATCAATTATCTGGAAACAGATAAAAAGGAGCTTACCTTAATACATCTAATTTATTAAGGTTTAAGGGAAGACTTCAATGCGTATCTGTCTGAATACCACACAACCAATAGTTCTGCAGTTTTTATATTCTGGTTTTGTCCTTTTTCCCACTGAGTTCACCTTTGTCGATGGGATCGGGATGAATCTTTTTTCTTCATTAGTGTAATTTCTGTTGTTATCATTTGCAGAGTCTCTTCCTTGCATTCTCTCCATTATATAGTTTTATAAGGAGAACTACTTTGTAATTAACTAATCTCAAATTCTTGAGGCATTGCTCGCTGTTCGTTGGACATCAAGTCACGGAATTTCGCCATCTTACCAATGTAATATTTTGTTCTGCAGTTTTCTGGTATAAATGGAGTGATGTACTACACTCCTCAAATTCTTGAGCAGGCAGGTGTAGGAGTTCTTCTTTCTAGCTTTGGCATTGCATCAGACTCAGCATCCTTCCTCATCAGTGCGTTAACAAACTTTTTGATGCTCCCTTCTGTAGCTATTGCAATGCGATTCATGGACGTTGCTGGCAGAAGGTAATCTCTTCTTAATTCCTTTCTTCTGTTTTAAATTAAGGGTGTTTTTGATCATGTCCTCAGAATGTGGTGCTGGAAATACCATGCAATATATGCTATGAGTTGAATTGCATGTCAGAAGATATTTTTGCTTTGTACTGGTTTTTGTAGTATCCTCAGATTTTTAAAGCCATATACATCCACGGTGGGAAAATCCATGCACTCTGCAATGAGACCAAAATTTCGAATTGGTTGGTTTTTAAGTTGTATTTAGTGACAAGTAGTATTCTCTCTATCCCAATTTACACGATGAAAGATGTTATATTATTCCACAAAAAATATTAGTTATGCAAAGTTTTACACCTTTCAAGAATTCAAATTCAATAGCTAATCCAATTTAAATGTAGATGGGATATTCTTTGTCAAGCTAACTTTTAAACTAGTATTGCGTTAATACATTTTCTGATTACTACTTGTGCATATACAAGCCATATAACATCTTGAATTTCATGCCAGTCAAACGTTGTCAAATAAACTAGGAAGGGGGAAAGTTTTCATTTCTTGGGGGAATCAAGTAGTTAGCCATATTTTTTCTGACAACTTTCCGATACTTTTATCTAAGGCTATTGAAATTGGAACTGTTTTCTCTTAAGAGTAGGGATCGAACTTACCATGTGGTGTTTGATTAAGCAATTCTTGTTTGTTCAATTAAGTGCgagtttaacttttaaataatctaaaaaagaaagaacacTATTCGATAGTATTTGATTACAGCTAATAATTTCCAACAGTGGCTTCAAAGGTTGAAGGTGGAAAGGGCAAAATTTTCTTCCTGACATTATTGTGCCATTTAACATAAGGTTTTTAATTAAAAGGGTGTTCAAGGGTTTAGCCGATTAAGTGTAGCTCTGGTCTTATTTGACCATAATTCTATAACATTAACCACTATCTCAAGGCTTTTGTCAGTTTTTGCATTGGCGCTCTTTGCTCAGCTGGTTCCAATATCTCATTTGTCATTCTAAATTAAATGCTTTGGTGGCTCATACCTACTGGATTATAGTAAAGAAATACAAACTCTTCAtcattctattttttcttttctggttTTTTAATGTGTCATTAAATGATGAACTGCAGGACACTTCTTCTGTACACTATCCCAGTGCTCATACTATCCCTCATCTTGCTGGTCATCGGTAACACTGTCAACCTCGGGAGTGTAGCTCATGCTGTAGTTTCTACTGTTTGCGTGATTCTTTACTTTTGCTTCTTTGTAACTGGCTATGGACCTATCCCAAATATCCTCTGCGCGGAAATCTTTCCCACGAGGGTTCGTGGTTTGTGCATTGCCATATGTGCTCTGGTTTTCTGGATATGCGATGTCATTGTGACGTACACACTGCCCGTGATGCTCAGATCGATTGGCTTAGCTGGAGTGTTCGGTATTTATGCCGTTGTATGTGTCATTTCTTGGTTTTTTGTCTTCTTGAGGGTTCCTGAAACCAAAGGCATGCCCTTAGAAGTCATTACAGAGTTTTTCGCTGTTGGTGCAAGACAAGCTGCTATGGCGAAGCACGAGTAGTTTTAAGGCATCTTCAGTTGGAGAATGGATAATTTAGTAACTTGTCGAAAGTAAGATTTATTATTTCTCTAGGTTGTCCATTTTATATCCATTTAGCTCTGGAATTTCTCATTCGTATAAGTTGAGAAGTTGTATCCCATTTTATGCATGACAATGTCCATATAGTAGAATCTCTaaatttattgttttcttttttccttccaaaaggtAGGAATATACATTTGCTCATATTGTGACTTgcaaagtgaggaaatatgtTTTTAAACAGAAATAAAGGTTATATATATGAATTGACATATGGGCTCCAAGTCCACTTTCAACCCGTGATCACCGGCCCATTATGAAGAAAACCATATATTCGAGAGCAAAATTCATTGGAAATTTTAGCTCATATAGTAAAGGTATACACCctattaattttaaattaaaattattattttatatagttaccttttatattttacagcaaaataaaatagatatttatggtatatactaccattgagaCATGAAATagctatttatgtttttcttttttctttctttcaattaacaAAAGATTCTCTCTcggattttttcttctttctttctctcttcctTCTCTTTCTTCGAGCAACTCAAGCCCTAGTATTGATGGACGACGAGACATTAGAATAGAGTAGAAGACAACCATGTAACAGAAACGAGTGATTTTTTTGAACGGAAATGAGCAATGTGGTGAGCTCTTATCATAAATTTGTTGTACGGATCCGACAAACTTTTTTCTCTTCTTGGCTGGAAAACCCCATCTAcgacgaactttcttctctttttgctAGTTAGTCACATACAATAATACAAATACATTACAAATTCACTCAAACACattgtatttttatataaatatatttttttgcatgtattttatgtatttcgaagatctttatttttttaatacagcTGAATACACATGTATTCATGCATATTGTATATTTCAGTATGCATGAATACATGATATAAATATTAAAATTCactaaatataaatattaaaatagaaCAGAATACAAACAGtgaatacatttaattttaaaatgtagtaaaatacactgaagacaaataaaaatacagtgaatacaaccaatgaaatatattgaatacaacagtaataacatgtattaggagtaactaaaatattgttaatacaaatacatttgaatacactgAATATAAAATAGCGAATTATAATtgggttgataatgaggcatgtTAGAATTGATTGTTGAGgtatattaggagtgtatcacgcTAATAGATATTATTTCCTTTATTAGATATCTGTATATActtatttttaaggtgattgtcgtcATTGTATTCATGAGTACAGGCACGTACTACTGGACTGCCTTAATTTTAGGCATTTTTtgttgctgtattcatgaatacagcagcgcgaatacaacgaatacactaccataacaactgaatagtagctatatgaaataattatgtatatggtagctatatAGGAAGTTAataaccactaaacaatagtAGTTTCTAAAAATTCCTCAAATTCATTTATAGCCATTCGGGCAAACTTGTAATACCCGATAGCCACAAAATGATATCATACAAGTCATAGCCTAAAAATAATAACAACGGCTTGAATGAGTAAAACCCAACTACAGAGATGGCTGATCTCACCACACTGCACCCAAACGATGAAAAAAGATAGTCAATGATATTCTTTCACTAAAACTTAACAATTACGGTAATTACTTCATTCAAGGGAAGATTTATCACGTACTCGATCCCAATTGTAGTATATGATAATAAATGTGTATATTTGACCAAACTCTAAATTAGTTAACAAATTTGAGAAAATTCTGTCTTCAGTTCGCCCCTCTTTCTTTTAGTCCCATGACGTTGGTGCGAAGGAATGCTCGAGTTGCCATCTCGTGACTACGTTAGAGGTAAAATAATTGCTATATAGCTAGAGTTCTCCTTAATGATAAATTTGAATTAGTTTGTTCTAATTGGAATTATCTTTTTGAATTGTCGAAGTTTTATGATTGTTCTTTCTCAGATAATTATGTATAACGttgaaatatatactaaatagactgtcactatacaatttatatacaatagactgtcactatacagaatatatacaaaataggctgtcactatacaatttatatacaatagactatcactatacaaaatttatactaaatagtctgtcactatataaaatatatacaaaatagactgtacgtatacaaaaaatatataaaatacatTGTCACTATAAAATTTATGGATAGTGATTTCGGGCTATTAAATGTAATATATGTTTGGGCCCGGGGGACATTTCGGGTCAATGAGGGAaaatatgggctattaaaattttgaggggctatagagCGTAGTTTTCTCCTACAAATTGTATGGCGTAGCCAGTTTCGATCCAAATGTAATTGATTTCTAGCcattttaacttaaaatatattaGTAAATGACATAATTGCCCTTGACC
The nucleotide sequence above comes from Nicotiana tabacum cultivar K326 chromosome 12, ASM71507v2, whole genome shotgun sequence. Encoded proteins:
- the LOC107797579 gene encoding monosaccharide-sensing protein 2 encodes the protein MNGAVLVALAATIGNFLQGWDNATIAGAVVYIKKELTLDASVEGLVVAMSLIGATLVTTCSGPISDSFGRRPMLILSSMFYFLSGLIMLWSPNVYVLLIARLLDGFGIGLAVTLVPLYISETAPSEIRGSLNTLPQFTGSGGMFLAYCMIFGMSLMTSPSWRLMLGVLSVPSLIYFVLTVLYLPESPRWLVSKGRMLEAKQVLQKLRGMEDVSGEMALLVEGLAVGNDPSIEEYIIGPANELTEDQELTTDKDHIKLYGPEEGLSWVARPVPAQSSLALVSRQGSMVQQSVPLMDPLVTLFGSIHEKLPDTGSMRSMLFPNFGSMISTMDPHIKDDHWDEESLQREGDGYPSDGIGADSDDNLQSPLISRQTTAVENMVPPPHGSTLSVRRHSSLMQGNAGEGVGSMGIGGGWQLAWKWSEREGEDGNKEGGFKRIYLHQEGVPGSRRGSLVSVPGGDIPEDGEFIQAAALVSQPALYSKELMGQHPVGPAMVHPSETASKGPSWAALLEPGVKSALIVGIGIQILQQFSGINGVMYYTPQILEQAGVGVLLSSFGIASDSASFLISALTNFLMLPSVAIAMRFMDVAGRRTLLLYTIPVLILSLILLVIGNTVNLGSVAHAVVSTVCVILYFCFFVTGYGPIPNILCAEIFPTRVRGLCIAICALVFWICDVIVTYTLPVMLRSIGLAGVFGIYAVVCVISWFFVFLRVPETKGMPLEVITEFFAVGARQAAMAKHE